The Miscanthus floridulus cultivar M001 chromosome 7, ASM1932011v1, whole genome shotgun sequence genome includes a region encoding these proteins:
- the LOC136466307 gene encoding proline-rich receptor-like protein kinase PERK9, which yields MEIEKNVFCFSGPPPRFWPASRSRPSEPPAPRARLASLGPAQHRAAPGLPPRACPRHAASCPDRVRARLPRGRPALATPAARQPRPGSTSTRAPSSALQRCLLPITPPTLSAAEQQQQLPPARNTSSPPPPPLPRRQHTPPTPPFPDSRRQQLRLASLLRLRSLAAVVVEVRTKRGRLRPLRREHCRGRVARHAAGPPPPSQPLQLSMAYTLAPPAPPGGLAAGEHRPAERLPCSAQPQWRGLARPSWARLAWAEPRARPLLTSLLG from the coding sequence ATGGAAATTGAAAAGAATGTTTTCTGTTTTAGCGGGccaccgcctcgcttctggcccgccagccgaagccggcccagcgagcctcccgcgccgcgcgcgcgcctcgcctcgctcggcccagcccagcaccgcgccgcgcccggcctgcctccgcgcgcctgcccgcgccACGCCGCGTCGTGCCCCGACCGCGTCAGGGCGCGCTTGCCGCGTGGCCGCCCTGCGCTGGcaacgcccgccgcgcggcagccacggcctggCTCCACCTCCACGCGCGCGCCTTCTTCTGCCCTGCAGCGCTGCCTCCTCCCCATTACTCCTCCCACTCTCTCAGCCGcagagcaacagcagcagcttcCGCCCGCGCGCAACACGAgctcgccaccgccaccgccgctgcctcgACGGCAGCATACCCCTCCCACGCCTCCATTCCCCGATTCAcgccgccagcagctccgcctagcCTCCCTGCTTCGCTTGCGTTCGCTTGCAGCCGTCGTCGTCGAGGTAAGAACCAAGCGCGGCCGCCTCCGTCCTCTCCGGCGAGAGCACTGCCGCGGCCGGGTGGCTCGTCACGCCGCCGGGCCACCTCCACCATCCCAGCCGTTGCAGCTCAGCATGGCGTACACGCTGGCACCACCCGCGCCACCAGGAGGGcttgccgccggtgagcaccggccggCGGAGCGCCTCCCCTGCTCGGCCCAGCCGCAGTGGCGTGGCCTTgcccggccgagctgggccaggctgGCTTGGGCCGAGCCCCGAGCTAGGCCGCTGCTCACCTCTTTGCTCGGCTGA